From the genome of Brevibacterium sp. JSBI002, one region includes:
- the selB gene encoding selenocysteine-specific translation elongation factor, translating into MPDTFVIATAGHVDHGKSTLVGALTGMEPDRWAEEKKRGLTIDLGFAWTTLPSGRELAFVDVPGHEKFLANMLAGLGPAPIACFIIAADKGWQAQSTDHRDAINALGITHGLVVITRADLAPDSVETTKAQVRAQLRGTPLEAAPIVTVSATTGQGLPELISVLDEVTATAEPPTTSGRVRLWVDRAFTIKGAGTVVTGTLTAGTLTTGDTVELRGETIDRIVGVRGLQSRNSTTTEVVPQARVAVNLRDVPADDLHRGDALLTSGAWPIVDTIDVRRTMGEALDSGIHELMAHIGTAAVPARLRSFDADHARLTLDRPLPLQVSDRIVLRAPGSRNVFAGLLVLDVDPPELSRRGDGARRAKELADRPVKGDILAEVARRGAVERTVLTRFGLQVPDDEGLPADIEVVGEWLVHSPALTSWVEATKSLVNRELAATPMAAGVPVKAVAEALQRTPDSGRRRGSETKSDTSATAKSQPALPLPEGSGGAIRALLNQIISRAELEAVDGMVRPPGHTAGLGAAEAGIAEIERRLAADPFAAPEADDLRELALGARELAVAEKAGRILRLGDGIIVAPRTPAQAMRILAGLDQPFTTSQARQALGTTRRVVIPLLEHLDGRGWTRRLDTTHREVVR; encoded by the coding sequence ATGCCTGACACTTTCGTCATCGCCACCGCCGGGCACGTCGACCACGGGAAGTCGACGCTGGTGGGTGCCCTGACCGGAATGGAACCCGATCGGTGGGCCGAAGAGAAGAAGCGCGGGCTGACCATCGACCTCGGTTTCGCCTGGACGACCCTGCCATCGGGACGCGAACTCGCCTTCGTCGACGTTCCGGGGCACGAAAAGTTCCTTGCGAACATGCTCGCCGGGCTCGGCCCCGCCCCCATCGCCTGCTTCATCATCGCCGCAGACAAGGGCTGGCAAGCCCAATCGACTGACCACCGCGACGCGATCAATGCGCTCGGCATCACCCACGGCCTCGTCGTCATCACCCGGGCCGACCTCGCCCCTGACTCTGTCGAGACCACAAAAGCTCAGGTCAGAGCGCAGCTGCGTGGAACACCACTCGAAGCAGCGCCGATCGTCACGGTGTCAGCCACGACCGGGCAGGGCCTGCCCGAACTCATCAGCGTCCTCGACGAGGTCACGGCCACGGCCGAGCCTCCGACCACCTCGGGGAGGGTTCGACTGTGGGTCGACCGGGCCTTCACCATCAAGGGTGCCGGCACCGTCGTCACCGGGACCCTCACGGCAGGCACTCTGACCACGGGCGATACAGTCGAGCTGCGCGGAGAGACCATCGACCGGATCGTGGGTGTGCGGGGTCTGCAGTCCCGTAATTCCACCACTACCGAGGTGGTCCCGCAGGCCCGCGTGGCCGTCAACCTGCGCGACGTCCCCGCCGACGACCTCCACCGCGGCGACGCTCTGCTCACGAGTGGGGCCTGGCCGATCGTCGACACGATCGATGTGCGCCGCACCATGGGCGAGGCACTCGACTCCGGCATCCACGAACTCATGGCCCATATCGGCACCGCCGCCGTGCCCGCCCGGCTGCGATCCTTCGACGCCGACCACGCCCGGCTCACCCTCGATCGACCACTTCCCCTGCAGGTCAGCGACCGGATCGTGCTTCGCGCCCCGGGCAGCCGCAACGTCTTCGCAGGCCTCCTCGTGCTCGACGTCGACCCACCCGAACTGTCCCGACGAGGCGACGGCGCCAGGCGAGCGAAAGAGCTTGCCGACCGTCCTGTGAAAGGCGATATCCTCGCCGAGGTGGCCCGCCGCGGAGCCGTCGAACGCACCGTCCTTACCCGGTTCGGTCTGCAGGTGCCCGATGACGAGGGCCTGCCCGCCGACATCGAGGTTGTGGGTGAGTGGCTCGTCCACTCGCCGGCGCTGACCTCCTGGGTAGAGGCGACGAAATCCCTGGTCAACCGTGAACTCGCCGCCACGCCGATGGCCGCAGGAGTGCCCGTCAAAGCCGTCGCCGAGGCACTTCAGCGAACTCCCGACTCAGGTCGCAGACGCGGCAGCGAAACGAAAAGTGACACCTCGGCGACGGCGAAAAGCCAGCCGGCTCTGCCTCTGCCCGAAGGCTCCGGCGGCGCGATTCGCGCACTGCTCAACCAGATCATCTCCCGCGCCGAGCTCGAAGCCGTCGACGGAATGGTCCGCCCGCCCGGGCATACCGCGGGACTCGGTGCCGCCGAAGCCGGTATCGCCGAGATCGAACGGCGACTCGCAGCCGACCCGTTCGCCGCACCAGAAGCCGATGACCTGCGCGAACTCGCCCTCGGAGCGCGGGAGCTCGCGGTCGCTGAGAAGGCGGGACGGATCCTGCGCCTCGGCGACGGAATCATCGTGGCTCCGCGCACCCCCGCGCAGGCGATGCGGATCCTCGCCGGTCTCGACCAGCCCTTCACCACAAGCCAGGCGAGGCAGGCGCTGGGGACGACCCGACGCGTCGTCATCCCTCTGCTCGAACACCTCGACGGCCGGGGCTGGACGCGCCGACTCGACACCACACACCGCGAAGTCGTGCGCTGA
- the selA gene encoding L-seryl-tRNA(Sec) selenium transferase, whose amino-acid sequence MVDPDPRRSIPRTDHLLALPEVIAAGEHLNQATIKAIISEVQNAARAREIPVAEVAPAITSKLGSRSASSLTPVLNATGILVHTNLGRAPLSPAATQAITEAAGYVDVEMDLGTGKRSKRGTGAKAALLQASPAAEDALVVNNGAAALLLAVTAMRGSGTGSGEIIISRGELIEIGAGFRLTDLMTTTGARLREVGTTNRTHVADYAEAISDDTSCLLKVHTSNFRVEGFTSSVEVADLRGLADEHNLPLIVDLGSGLFTPDPALPDEPDIDTALRAGADLVIVSGDKLLGGPQAGLILGRTEAVQTLAKHPLARALRTDKLTLAALEATITHTANPIHDALHIDTVHLRKRTETIAEAVGATIVDHDGRVGGGGAPGVPLSGWAVELPEAFAEPLRRGDPAIVARVHQGRCLVDLRCVPESEDNRIAAAIKRVRADNA is encoded by the coding sequence ATGGTCGATCCCGACCCGCGTCGATCCATTCCGCGCACGGATCACCTCCTCGCCCTTCCCGAGGTCATCGCCGCAGGTGAGCACCTCAACCAGGCGACCATCAAGGCCATCATCTCCGAGGTGCAGAACGCCGCCCGGGCCCGTGAGATCCCCGTCGCCGAGGTGGCCCCCGCCATCACCTCCAAGCTTGGTTCCCGTTCGGCTTCCTCCCTGACCCCAGTGCTCAATGCCACCGGCATCCTCGTTCACACGAACCTCGGCCGGGCACCGCTCTCACCTGCGGCAACCCAGGCGATCACCGAGGCGGCCGGATATGTCGACGTCGAAATGGACCTCGGCACCGGCAAACGCAGCAAGCGGGGCACCGGAGCGAAGGCCGCCCTGCTGCAGGCGAGCCCGGCTGCCGAGGATGCTCTCGTGGTCAACAACGGTGCGGCCGCCCTGCTGTTGGCCGTCACTGCGATGCGCGGCAGCGGCACAGGTTCCGGCGAGATCATCATCAGCCGCGGCGAACTCATCGAAATCGGTGCCGGGTTCCGCCTCACCGACCTCATGACGACGACCGGCGCCAGGCTGCGCGAGGTCGGCACGACGAACCGCACCCACGTGGCCGACTACGCCGAGGCCATCAGCGACGACACGTCCTGCCTGCTCAAGGTGCACACGAGCAACTTCCGCGTCGAAGGATTCACCTCCTCCGTCGAGGTGGCCGACCTGCGCGGACTCGCCGACGAGCACAACCTGCCGCTCATCGTCGACCTCGGCTCCGGGCTCTTCACTCCCGACCCGGCGTTGCCCGACGAACCCGATATCGACACCGCCCTGCGCGCCGGCGCCGACCTCGTCATCGTCTCCGGCGACAAACTCCTCGGCGGCCCGCAGGCCGGCCTCATCCTCGGCCGCACCGAAGCAGTGCAGACACTGGCCAAACACCCTCTGGCCAGAGCGCTGCGCACCGACAAACTCACCCTCGCCGCCCTCGAAGCCACGATCACTCACACCGCGAACCCGATCCACGACGCCCTCCACATCGACACAGTTCACCTGCGGAAACGCACCGAAACTATCGCCGAGGCGGTCGGTGCCACGATCGTCGACCACGACGGACGAGTCGGCGGCGGGGGAGCCCCCGGAGTGCCCCTGTCCGGCTGGGCAGTCGAACTGCCTGAAGCCTTCGCCGAGCCGCTGCGCCGCGGCGATCCTGCGATCGTCGCCCGAGTCCACCAGGGACGATGCTTGGTCGACCTGCGCTGCGTACCCGAAAGCGAAGACAACCGCATCGCTGCCGCTATCAAGCGAGTCCGTGCTGACAATGCCTGA
- a CDS encoding phosphodiester glycosidase family protein, producing the protein MGALPGLPGPASTPAHAAAPSEDDLGRDGSALRDVETKRVAPGLDLTNFSRLEDGGWNNGNVLTADLTTDSLSMDVRDTGKVAGAGTTSEIMAGGPEGKKAVAAVNGTFFDINQSWAPIYTSVSREGMRIGSKEAKPALTLEGKKAAVSMLSAAGTLTHDGQETELGGLNNPELSPDTIGVYNEAWGDHTLDRPVGGPDDIAAEVARVTVVDGEVTEASGMVDEARDPEIPADGQVLLGRDAGAKTLSELEVGDDVDVEIGPSEDVDMGIAGSHQILADGSVPDLPAGDLEDTEHPRTAVGISKDGSELFVTTIDGRSESSGGMSLEDMGEFFSDIGAYNAVNLDGGGSTTMLARTAGADAPALQNDPSDGKQRTVANALVFYSDAPAEQLADAQIEPELDGQTTVLKGLSRSMKGTGLGENLEPIASSGTFSADGGVKLADSDESNAHVTGETTGKGRVSYAVDGHTARQDLDVLGEPVGLWPSARSINLEDAQDSQTVSLTGFDSEGRRSLIETGDIDVDADEGLRVDTDSLGELVVSADSSTAGKGKGSHDDESTSGNVKLTVGDVTTTIPVTVGTETTEVLDFSDTSAFTDGHDRATGSFTAGEPSPDGKPSIDLTYDFSTSSATRGYYLIPKEPVKLEGNTVAFEMMVRGDGTGAWPRLQVSTPDGTVTNIDGDHITFDGWQKVRFTVPEGLSQPLTLERIRMMETRSAEKYTGDISISDLQAISTPETDDPATSARHDPALLTTGTVADRPQNIAVMSDAQFVATDPDFEAVKGARRTLKEIRAEKPDLLVINGDLVDEASPEDFELAKTILDEEWDESIPYIYVPGNHEIMGGEIGNFEHAFGSPTGERTVGRTKIVTLNSSDGTLNGSDDSQLNMLEDALDEVAESDELTGITVFFHHPPQDPLPSKTSQLGDRREAEELEKKLGEFRKDSGKSAAVVNGHVGAFHGSAVEGVSYLINGNSGKDPAGTAATGGFTGWTMLGVDPGVGDVGDDPSTADRVCWLAAETKPRVDSISLEAPGSLAPGQSADVAASFTQGERTVPVGWPATAQWGGDGVVVDSGAEAAMQKATGAQVSARSAGSGAPEAASDVVRVNPATGQITAENPGTAVLEVTVNGKTAKTTIEVAGEEPPPGPGDDDGSADSGGSADSAGAEDGSSEGSDDDGASTKASAGADEDSSAGSGSDGSGSDGSASGVSNDGSSSASAGNGANADGSPDGDSSPDGGGDLPRTGGPVLLTALLGALLVIGGIIAVRAARVRRAGRPAGRH; encoded by the coding sequence GTGGGTGCGCTTCCCGGTCTTCCGGGTCCCGCCTCCACACCGGCCCATGCTGCAGCACCAAGCGAAGACGACCTCGGCAGAGACGGGTCGGCACTGCGCGACGTCGAAACCAAACGCGTGGCTCCGGGACTCGACCTGACGAACTTCTCCCGTCTCGAGGACGGCGGGTGGAACAACGGCAATGTGCTCACCGCGGACCTCACCACGGACTCCCTGTCGATGGACGTCCGCGACACGGGAAAGGTCGCCGGCGCCGGTACCACCAGCGAGATCATGGCGGGCGGACCCGAGGGGAAGAAGGCCGTGGCCGCCGTCAACGGCACGTTCTTCGACATCAACCAGTCGTGGGCACCGATCTACACCTCGGTGTCTCGGGAGGGAATGCGCATCGGCTCGAAGGAGGCCAAACCGGCGCTCACGCTCGAGGGCAAGAAGGCAGCCGTGTCGATGCTCTCCGCGGCGGGAACGCTGACCCATGACGGGCAGGAGACGGAACTCGGCGGATTGAACAACCCGGAGCTGAGTCCCGACACCATCGGTGTGTACAACGAGGCGTGGGGAGACCATACGCTCGACCGTCCGGTCGGCGGCCCCGATGACATAGCCGCCGAGGTCGCCCGCGTCACTGTCGTCGACGGAGAAGTCACCGAAGCCTCGGGCATGGTGGACGAAGCGCGCGACCCGGAAATCCCGGCAGACGGACAGGTCCTGCTCGGCCGCGATGCCGGGGCGAAGACGCTGTCGGAACTCGAAGTCGGCGACGACGTCGATGTCGAGATCGGACCGAGCGAGGATGTCGACATGGGGATCGCGGGCAGCCACCAGATCCTGGCCGACGGCTCGGTTCCCGACCTCCCCGCCGGCGACCTCGAAGACACCGAACACCCGCGCACCGCGGTGGGCATCAGCAAGGACGGTTCGGAGCTGTTCGTCACCACCATCGACGGACGCAGCGAGTCCTCGGGAGGCATGAGTCTCGAGGACATGGGCGAGTTCTTCTCTGACATCGGCGCCTACAACGCGGTCAACCTCGACGGCGGCGGGTCGACGACGATGCTCGCCCGCACAGCCGGCGCAGATGCTCCGGCACTGCAGAACGACCCGTCCGACGGTAAGCAGCGCACCGTCGCCAATGCCCTCGTCTTCTATTCCGACGCTCCCGCAGAACAACTGGCCGATGCACAGATCGAGCCCGAACTCGACGGACAGACCACCGTGCTCAAGGGGCTGAGCCGATCAATGAAGGGCACCGGGCTCGGTGAGAATCTCGAACCGATCGCCTCCTCCGGAACGTTCTCCGCCGACGGCGGAGTGAAGCTCGCCGACTCCGATGAGTCGAACGCCCATGTGACCGGTGAGACCACCGGCAAGGGTCGCGTGAGCTATGCCGTCGACGGGCACACCGCGAGACAGGACCTCGATGTGCTCGGCGAACCGGTCGGACTCTGGCCGAGCGCGCGGAGCATCAACCTCGAGGACGCCCAGGACTCGCAGACGGTGTCCCTGACCGGCTTCGACTCCGAGGGCAGGCGTTCTCTCATCGAAACCGGCGACATCGACGTCGACGCCGACGAAGGGCTGAGGGTCGACACCGACAGCCTCGGCGAACTCGTCGTCTCCGCCGATTCGTCGACGGCTGGGAAAGGCAAGGGCTCCCACGACGACGAATCGACGTCCGGGAACGTGAAGCTCACCGTCGGAGACGTGACAACGACGATCCCGGTGACCGTCGGCACCGAAACGACCGAGGTCCTCGACTTCTCCGACACCTCGGCGTTCACCGACGGCCACGATCGGGCCACCGGCTCATTCACCGCAGGTGAGCCCAGCCCTGATGGCAAGCCGAGCATCGATCTCACGTATGACTTCTCCACCTCCTCGGCGACGCGCGGCTACTACCTCATTCCGAAGGAGCCGGTGAAGCTGGAAGGCAACACGGTGGCGTTCGAGATGATGGTCCGCGGCGACGGCACCGGGGCCTGGCCGAGGCTGCAGGTGAGCACTCCCGACGGCACGGTGACGAACATCGACGGCGACCACATCACCTTCGACGGGTGGCAGAAGGTCCGCTTCACCGTCCCCGAGGGGCTCTCCCAACCGCTCACCCTCGAACGGATCCGGATGATGGAGACCCGGTCTGCCGAGAAGTACACGGGGGACATTTCGATCTCCGACCTCCAAGCGATCTCCACCCCTGAAACCGACGATCCGGCCACCTCAGCGCGGCATGATCCGGCGCTGCTGACGACAGGGACCGTCGCTGACCGTCCGCAGAACATCGCCGTGATGAGCGACGCCCAGTTCGTCGCCACCGACCCGGACTTCGAAGCGGTCAAGGGTGCCAGGCGGACGCTCAAGGAGATCCGTGCCGAAAAGCCGGACCTGCTCGTCATCAACGGCGACCTCGTCGACGAGGCCTCTCCGGAGGATTTCGAGCTGGCGAAGACGATCCTCGACGAGGAGTGGGATGAGTCGATCCCCTACATCTACGTGCCCGGCAACCACGAGATCATGGGTGGGGAGATCGGAAACTTCGAGCACGCTTTCGGCTCCCCGACCGGCGAGCGCACCGTGGGGCGGACGAAGATCGTGACCCTGAATTCCTCGGACGGGACCCTCAACGGCAGCGATGATTCGCAGTTGAACATGCTCGAAGACGCCCTCGACGAGGTGGCCGAAAGTGACGAGCTGACCGGCATCACCGTGTTCTTCCACCATCCCCCGCAGGATCCGCTGCCGTCGAAGACAAGCCAGCTCGGGGACCGACGGGAGGCCGAGGAACTCGAGAAGAAGCTCGGAGAGTTCCGCAAGGACAGCGGGAAATCCGCGGCCGTGGTCAACGGCCACGTAGGAGCATTCCACGGGTCCGCGGTGGAGGGTGTGAGCTACCTGATCAACGGCAATTCCGGGAAGGATCCGGCCGGCACCGCGGCGACCGGCGGATTCACCGGGTGGACGATGCTCGGCGTCGATCCCGGCGTCGGCGACGTCGGTGACGATCCGAGCACGGCCGATCGGGTGTGCTGGCTGGCCGCGGAGACGAAGCCGCGCGTCGATTCGATCTCACTCGAGGCACCCGGTTCCCTGGCCCCGGGACAATCCGCGGACGTCGCGGCATCCTTCACACAGGGTGAGCGCACCGTTCCCGTCGGGTGGCCGGCGACCGCCCAATGGGGCGGCGACGGTGTCGTGGTCGATTCCGGCGCCGAGGCGGCTATGCAGAAGGCGACGGGCGCACAGGTCAGTGCCCGGTCGGCCGGGTCCGGTGCCCCCGAGGCGGCCTCCGACGTCGTCCGCGTCAACCCGGCGACGGGGCAGATCACCGCGGAGAACCCGGGAACCGCGGTCCTCGAGGTCACCGTCAACGGCAAGACCGCGAAGACCACCATCGAGGTCGCGGGGGAAGAACCGCCTCCGGGTCCCGGCGATGACGACGGATCGGCCGACAGCGGCGGATCCGCCGACAGTGCGGGAGCTGAGGACGGCTCATCGGAGGGGTCGGACGATGACGGCGCCTCGACCAAGGCCTCGGCCGGTGCCGATGAGGATTCCTCGGCGGGAAGCGGTTCGGACGGCTCCGGTTCCGATGGCTCCGCTTCGGGAGTCTCGAACGATGGATCGTCGAGTGCCTCGGCGGGAAACGGTGCAAACGCGGACGGATCGCCCGACGGGGACAGTTCGCCCGACGGGGGTGGCGATCTGCCACGCACCGGCGGACCGGTTCTGCTCACCGCACTGCTCGGCGCGTTGCTGGTCATCGGCGGGATCATCGCCGTCCGCGCGGCCCGCGTCCGGCGGGCCGGCCGCCCGGCGGGGAGGCACTGA
- the selD gene encoding selenide, water dikinase SelD: MTAIQDRLTSFAHGGGCACKIPPGELEDAVRGLVGQSGPDVLVGLDDGDDASAVRVRDDLAVLSTADFFTPVVDDAYDWGRIAAANALSDIYAMGGTPVTAINLVGWPREKLPMELLTEVLRGGLDVAAQANCPVAGGHSIDDPEPKYGMAVTGVAHPDELMRNDAAEVGLPLTLTKPIGVGILNNRHKQTGEVSEEAIATMTALNDEASRAAVAAGVRAATDVTGFGLLGHLFKMARASGVGAVIDASAVPRLGGVDESIADGYVSGGTRRNLDWVRPHLTADDSVTEDDLLLLADAQTSGGLLVVGELPGHPVIGEIVAGSGVHVR; this comes from the coding sequence ATGACTGCGATTCAGGATCGTCTGACCTCGTTCGCCCACGGTGGAGGATGTGCGTGCAAGATCCCGCCGGGTGAACTCGAGGACGCGGTGCGCGGGCTAGTCGGCCAGTCCGGTCCAGACGTCCTTGTCGGCCTCGATGACGGTGATGATGCCTCGGCGGTGCGGGTCCGTGACGACCTTGCGGTGCTCTCGACGGCGGACTTCTTCACTCCCGTCGTCGACGATGCTTACGACTGGGGTCGGATCGCGGCGGCCAACGCGCTCTCCGACATCTACGCGATGGGCGGGACCCCGGTGACGGCGATCAACCTCGTCGGGTGGCCGCGGGAGAAGCTGCCGATGGAGCTGCTCACCGAGGTGCTTCGCGGCGGGCTCGACGTGGCGGCACAGGCGAACTGCCCCGTTGCCGGCGGACATTCGATCGACGATCCCGAACCGAAGTACGGCATGGCCGTCACCGGCGTGGCCCACCCGGATGAACTCATGCGCAATGATGCCGCCGAGGTGGGTCTTCCCCTGACATTGACCAAGCCGATCGGCGTGGGCATCCTCAACAATCGGCACAAGCAGACCGGCGAGGTCTCCGAGGAGGCCATCGCCACGATGACCGCGCTCAACGACGAAGCCTCACGCGCCGCTGTCGCGGCCGGAGTGCGAGCAGCCACCGACGTCACCGGTTTCGGTCTGCTCGGGCACCTGTTCAAGATGGCGCGGGCCTCCGGGGTCGGAGCGGTCATCGATGCGTCTGCGGTACCCCGCCTCGGCGGTGTCGATGAGTCGATCGCTGACGGGTACGTGTCCGGCGGAACCAGGCGAAACCTCGACTGGGTGCGGCCTCATCTGACTGCGGATGATTCCGTGACCGAGGACGATCTGCTCCTTCTGGCCGACGCGCAGACCTCCGGCGGGCTGCTCGTCGTCGGTGAACTGCCCGGTCACCCCGTCATCGGTGAGATCGTTGCTGGGTCTGGCGTGCACGTGCGGTAA
- the nrfD gene encoding NrfD/PsrC family molybdoenzyme membrane anchor subunit — protein MSTSEFDSYRPPEPEGGRRKRRRGGRGGRGGSDGSGGRRGGRGGNGRGGGWKNRGADGNREMPMVEDVEFTSYYGRAIVKAPPWGDEIGTYLFLGGLAGGSSLLGFGAQLTDRPGLRIASRMTAIAATGIGGAALVADLGRPERFLNMMRVVKVSSPMSLGTWILSGFGVGSGVTFAIELDRITGEKLLPLGPLRKVLHAMETPAAVESAFFATPLAAYTAVLLGATAVPTWNAAGRNGLPYVFVSSASMAAGGAAMALAPVAETGPARLLALTGTAGEAYAMSAMRKRMHPAEVDPLDDGEPGHKLHRAEKLLIVGAVGAAAVEVGARVFGKKLASGASSGTLGKRSWKTRAVLRGLSVVSGAALAAASAYTRFGVLEAGIESTKDPRHVVEPQRARLEERRARGITDDSITTGR, from the coding sequence ATGAGCACCTCAGAATTTGATTCCTACCGCCCACCCGAGCCGGAAGGCGGACGCAGAAAACGTCGCCGAGGCGGCCGTGGCGGTCGCGGCGGATCTGACGGTTCCGGTGGCCGTCGGGGCGGTCGCGGCGGCAACGGTCGCGGCGGCGGGTGGAAGAACCGCGGTGCCGACGGCAACCGGGAGATGCCCATGGTCGAGGACGTCGAGTTCACGTCCTACTACGGTCGAGCGATCGTCAAGGCCCCGCCGTGGGGCGATGAGATCGGGACGTACCTGTTCCTCGGCGGTCTGGCCGGCGGTTCGTCTCTGCTCGGCTTCGGCGCGCAGCTGACCGACCGGCCGGGTCTGCGCATCGCCTCCCGGATGACTGCGATAGCGGCCACCGGCATCGGCGGTGCCGCTCTCGTGGCCGACCTCGGCAGGCCCGAACGATTCCTCAATATGATGCGCGTGGTCAAAGTCTCGTCGCCGATGAGCCTGGGCACGTGGATCCTCTCCGGCTTCGGTGTCGGATCAGGAGTGACCTTCGCGATCGAACTCGACCGGATCACCGGTGAGAAGCTGCTGCCTCTGGGCCCGCTGCGCAAGGTGCTCCATGCGATGGAGACGCCGGCGGCCGTCGAATCCGCCTTCTTCGCCACTCCGCTAGCCGCATATACCGCTGTGCTTCTCGGGGCGACGGCCGTTCCGACCTGGAACGCTGCCGGTCGCAATGGTCTGCCGTATGTGTTCGTGTCCTCGGCTTCGATGGCCGCCGGAGGTGCCGCGATGGCATTGGCACCGGTGGCCGAGACCGGCCCGGCCCGACTGCTCGCGCTCACCGGCACCGCCGGAGAGGCTTATGCGATGTCGGCGATGAGGAAGCGCATGCACCCGGCCGAGGTCGATCCGTTGGACGACGGCGAGCCGGGACACAAGTTGCATCGGGCCGAGAAGCTGCTCATCGTCGGGGCCGTCGGTGCCGCCGCCGTCGAGGTGGGGGCGCGCGTGTTCGGGAAGAAACTGGCGTCTGGTGCCAGCTCCGGAACCTTGGGCAAACGGAGTTGGAAGACGCGTGCTGTTCTGCGCGGACTGTCCGTCGTCTCCGGTGCGGCACTCGCTGCCGCCTCGGCGTACACGCGTTTCGGCGTGTTGGAGGCCGGAATCGAATCGACGAAGGACCCGCGCCACGTGGTCGAACCGCAGCGCGCTCGCCTCGAGGAACGTCGGGCTCGCGGCATCACCGACGACTCCATCACCACCGGGCGCTAA
- a CDS encoding 4Fe-4S dicluster domain-containing protein codes for MSTPTIDDDTLADGHWHDSAHSRKGFFTDTSICIGCKACEVACKEWNRNPQDGTFELLGSSYDNTGSVGANTWRHVAFVEQDSERIEKARESGRKLVNLGMPTIRPRTDESAAAQPLDGALGAAAEGRTSAGLPTTPELNVDLLAPGALEPTDLSNVDTTPPDTADFRWLMSSDVCKHCTHAGCLDVCPTGALFRTEFDTVVVQNDVCNGCGTCVAGCPFGVIERRDDGTINTPTDRDDRKAADMDVPNAGTANKCTLCYDRLVEGQEPACAQTCPTQSIKFGDRQDMVDQAHDRVAELHAKGLTEARLYGANPNDGVGGTGSVFLLLDEPEVYGLPPDPRVATKDLPKMYANAGIAALGMVAAAGLAFLGSRRS; via the coding sequence ATGTCGACACCGACGATCGATGACGACACGCTCGCGGACGGGCACTGGCACGATTCCGCGCACAGCCGCAAGGGATTCTTCACCGACACCTCGATCTGCATCGGCTGCAAGGCCTGCGAAGTCGCGTGCAAAGAGTGGAACCGCAACCCGCAGGACGGCACCTTCGAACTGCTCGGTTCGTCGTATGACAATACGGGCAGCGTCGGTGCGAACACGTGGCGTCACGTCGCTTTCGTCGAACAGGATTCCGAGCGCATCGAGAAGGCTCGGGAATCCGGGCGCAAGCTCGTCAATCTCGGCATGCCCACGATCCGCCCGCGCACCGATGAGTCTGCCGCCGCTCAGCCGCTGGACGGGGCCCTGGGTGCGGCGGCCGAGGGCCGGACCTCCGCCGGTCTGCCGACGACGCCTGAGCTCAACGTCGATCTGCTGGCACCGGGTGCTCTGGAGCCGACCGACCTGTCGAACGTCGACACGACGCCCCCGGACACCGCGGACTTCCGGTGGCTGATGTCGTCTGACGTGTGCAAACACTGCACGCACGCCGGCTGCCTCGACGTGTGCCCGACCGGCGCGCTCTTCCGCACCGAATTCGACACCGTCGTCGTCCAGAACGATGTCTGCAACGGCTGTGGAACCTGTGTGGCCGGCTGCCCCTTCGGCGTCATCGAACGCCGCGACGACGGCACGATCAACACCCCTACTGACCGGGATGATCGCAAGGCCGCGGACATGGATGTGCCGAACGCGGGTACCGCGAATAAGTGCACCCTCTGCTACGACCGCCTCGTCGAGGGTCAGGAACCAGCCTGCGCGCAGACCTGCCCGACTCAGTCGATCAAGTTCGGCGACCGTCAGGACATGGTCGACCAGGCGCACGACCGAGTGGCCGAACTCCACGCGAAGGGACTGACCGAGGCTCGCCTCTACGGGGCGAACCCGAACGACGGGGTCGGCGGCACCGGATCCGTGTTCCTCCTCCTCGACGAACCCGAGGTCTACGGCCTGCCGCCGGACCCGCGGGTCGCGACCAAGGACCTGCCGAAGATGTACGCCAACGCCGGGATCGCGGCGCTGGGCATGGTCGCCGCGGCCGGACTCGCGTTCCTTGGGAGCCGCCGTTCATGA